One Aegilops tauschii subsp. strangulata cultivar AL8/78 chromosome 7, Aet v6.0, whole genome shotgun sequence genomic window carries:
- the LOC109764499 gene encoding protein JASON, whose amino-acid sequence MCGCAEALVRAVVAFFDAVLVDCFLSWFRRRPGPDSPASAHRDPLVPKGRGGEALPASDEEKGFAESTGSNEQLRDGDDTDEELRREAAHLQLYGTISQTPAELRNVSYESNSESANESDDMSINALAMGGTSVSGLNSSECFKCEEDLMTKLEVSQDKSLDSGPRSVLRDKSPFWSMQNRFSDCNGSPFPTPLVLRDDMQTPGTMYASHTGSTMSRKRVRTRKQFVYPVLRPIENKLQQVEPSDDSSPMLPSSSPKRANLGADHIKKLQQTSSNSVAKVGFSKSLPFSFPSENASYQEKGSPPSEESKCQTRSPDLLDGGALSKSNSDEKRAAMSLTHWLKPSSRDNENQGVVTSSASDQPRDENTLFTESPVFTAASGMDADVENPTPRFPKAWDGNGIPNTTTKYKEDQKVSWHATPFEERLLRVLSDEQPIAPRKLIRGDLFLVEEET is encoded by the exons ATGTGCGGGTGCGCGGAGGCGCTGGTGAGGGCGGTGGTCGCCTTCTTCGACGCCGTCCTCGTCGACTGCTTCCTCTCCTGgttccgccgccgccccggccccgaCAGCCCCGCCTCCGCCCACCGG GATCCGCTCGTGCCCAAGGGCCGGGGAGGGGAGGCGCTCCCGGCCTCGGACGAGGAGAAAG GTTTTGCAGAGAGCACAGGGTCGAATGAGCAGTTGCGAGATGGCGATGACACCGACGAGGAGCTTAGGCGAGAG GCAGCTCACCTCCAGTTGTATGGCACAATATCGCAAACCCCGGCTGAACTTCGGAATGTGTCATACGAAAGTAATTCTGAATCCGCTAATGAG TCTGATGACATGTCCATCAATGCACTTGCAATGGGAGGAACATCAGTATCCGGACTTAATTCATCTGAATG CTTCAAATGCGAGGAGGATTTGATGACTAAACTTGAAGTTTCACAAGATAAATCACTTGATTCTGGTCCTCGATCAGTTCTCCGTGATAAGTCCCCATTCTGGAGCATGCAAAATAGGTTCTCTGACTGCAATGGTTCACCCTTCCCGACACCTTTGGTTCTCAGAGATGATATGCAGACCCCTGGAACAATGTATGCTTCACACACAGGGTCTACTATGTCTAGGAAGCGTGTGCGCACCCGCAAACAATTTGTCTATCCTGTCTTGAGACCCATTGAGAACAAGCTTCAGCAAGTGGAACCGTCAGACGATTCTTCACCAATGCTGCCCTCCAGTTCTCCAAAACGTGCAAATTTGGGAGCAGATCATATCAAGaaactgcagcagacctcttcaaATTCAGTCGCTAAGGTGGGATTCTCAAAATCTCTGCCATTCAGTTTTCCCAGTGAGAATGCTTCATACCAAGAAAAAGGATCACCCCCTTCGGAGGAGTCGAAGTGCCAAACCAGAAGCCCGGATCTATTGGATGGTGGAGCTCTATCAAAATCAAATTCAGATGAAAAGCGTGCTGCAATGAGTCTGACCCACTGGCTAAAACCTTCATCCAGAGACAATGAGAATCAAGGTGTTGTCACTTCATCTGCTTCCGACCAACCGCGCGATGAGAACACACTTTTCACGGAGAGCCCCGTCTTCACGGCAGCTTCTGGGATGGACGCAGATGTCGAGAACCCTACTCCAAGGTTTCCCAAGGCATGGGATGGCAATGGCATTCCAAACACGACCACCAAGTACAAGGAG GATCAAAAGGTCAGCTGGCATGCGACACCGTTCGAGGAGAGGCTGTTGAGGGTTTTGTCGGATGAGCAGCCTATCGCTCCGAG GAAACTTATCAGAGGAGACTTGTTTCTTGTAGAGGAGGAGACCTGA
- the LOC109764490 gene encoding molybdenum cofactor sulfurase produces MEQSREEFLEQFGGDYGYPGAPRGVDQMRVADFQRLQGTVYLDHAGAALYSEQQMADVVKDLTSNVYGNPHSQSDSSMAVTDQVTAARHQVLKYFNASPRDYKCIFTSGATAALKLVGECFPWSRESCYMYTMENHNSVLGIREYALSKGATALAVDIEEDKGLEKKHGSPSSDLFKISRHSNQRRGGDVLSQNCQNGSLSAVSENNWNLFAFPSECNFSGQKFNLNLVKLIKEGNLVGLPSQQQQGQWMVLIDAAKGCATEPPNLDVYPADFVVCSFYKIFGYPTGLGALIVKNEAASLLNKTYFSGGTVAASIADIDFVQKRKSIEQVLEDGTISFLSIASLQHGFKIIEMLTTSAIALHTSSLATYVRKKMLYMKHRNKKNVCIIYGQEASKVADLKTSPTITFNLKREDGTWFGYREVEKLASLSGIHLRTGCFCNPGACAKYLGLSHSDLVSNFEAGHVCWDDNDVIKGKPTGAVRISFGYISTYQDAEEFLKFLQSSFVSKPIASSNGHTLSMNTLNLVDNQSQQVVPDVRLKSIIIYPVKSCQGFSVQSWPLAAGGLKYDREWLLQGSGGEILTQKKVPELASIRTLINLELGKLFVESPKRKDKLQISLLENLTHLTAEVDVYGQRYEVESYDENVNTWFSEAIGRHCTFMRCSSSKKSLCTSTGQNGRLCRDTRSKLSFVNEGQLLLISEESVSDLNSRLSSSNGNGKQHVLVDAMRFRPNIVISGSTPYREDNWKRLHIGDAYFTSMGGCNRCQMINLHQNAGQVIKSKEPLATLASYRREKGKILFGVLLNYEDGSSGEETVAERWLQVGQEVHTSTE; encoded by the exons ATGGAGCAGAGCAGGGAGGAGTTCTTGGAGCAGTTCGGCGGCGACTACGGCTACCCGGGCGCGCCCAGGGGCGTCGACCAGATGCGGGTCGCCGACTTCCAGCGCCTCCAAG GGACGGTGTACCTGGACCATGCCGGCGCGGCGCTGTACTCGGAGCAGCAGATGGCCGACGTTGTCAAGGACCTCACCTCCAATGTCTATGGCAACCCTC ATAGCCAGAGTGACTCGAGCATGGCCGTGACCGACCAAGTTACCGCTGCACGCCATCAG GTCCTAAAATACTTTAATGCATCTCCAAGAGACTACAAATGCATATTCACTTCCGGGGCAACAGCGGCTCTGAAACTTGTTGGTGAATGTTTTCCATGGAGCAGAGAAAGCTGTTACATGTACACAATGGAAAATCATAATAGTGTACTTGGGATAAGAGA ATATGCTCTGAGCAAAGGAGCAACTGCATTGGCGGTTGATATTGAAGAGGATAAGGGTCTTGAAAAGAAACATGGAAGTCCTAGTTCCGATTTGTTTAAGATCTCGAGACACTCAAACCAAAGAAGAGGTGGAGACGTCCTTTCACAGAATTGTCAGAATGGAAGCCTTTCAGCGGTTTCAG AAAACAATTGGAATCTGTTTGCATTTCCTTCTGAGTGCAATTTCTCCGGACAGAAATTCAACCTTAACTTGGTCAAGCTTATCAAGGAAGGAAATCTTGTGGGGCTCCCTTCGCAGCAGCAGCA GGGTCAATGGATGGTTCTGATAGATGCTGCAAAAGGATGTGCAACTGAACCACCAAATTTAGATGTGTATCCTGCTGATTTTGTTGTCTGTTCGTTCTACAAG ATAtttggctatccaactggtcttgGTGCTCTAATTGTAAAAAACG AGGCTGCCAGTTTGCTGAACAAGACATACTTCAGTGGAG GAACGGTAGCTGCTTCAATTGCTGACATTGACTTTGTTCAGAAAAGAAAGAGCATCGAACAAGTTCTTGAGGATGGAACAATCTCGTTCTTAAGCATAGCTTCTCTTCAGCATGGTTTTAAGATAATTGAGATGCTAACTACCTCCGCCATTGCACT GCACACATCATCCCTTGCTACTTATGTGAGAAAGAAGATGCTGTACATGAAGCACAGAAATAAGAAAAATGTTTGCATAATCTATGGACAAGAAGCATCTAAG GTGGCAGATTTGAAGACAAGCCCTACAATCACATTCAATTTGAAAAGAGAAGATGGCACCTGGTTTGGATACCGTGAGGTGGAGAAGCTTGCTTCCTTATCAGGAATTCATCTGCGT ACGGGCTGCTTCTGTAACCCTGGCGCTTGTGCTAAGTATCTTGGCTTGTCTCACTCGGATCTAGTTTCTAACTTTGAG GCTGGGCATGTTTGTTGGGATGATAATGACGTAATAAAAGGAAAACCAACTGGTGCTGTCAGAATATCATTTGGGTACATTTCCACTTATCAAGATGCGGAG GAATTTCTGAAGTTTCTGCAGTCTTCTTTCGTGTCTAAACCAATAGCATCCAGTAATGGGCACACGTTGAGTATGAACACTCTTAACTTAGTAG ACAATCAGAGTCAGCAAGTTGTTCCAGATGTTCGCTTAAAGTCCATAATTATTTATCCTGTGAAGTCTTGCCAAGGATTTAGTGTGCAGAGTTGGCCACTGGCCGCTGGTG GCTTAAAATATGACAGAGAGTGGCTTCTTCAAGGATCAGGTGGTGAAATTTTGACTCAAAAAAAG GTACCAGAGTTGGCCTCTATCCGCACATTGATCAACCTGGAACTTGGGAAGCTCTTCGTAGAGTCACCTAAACGAAAGGATAAATTGCAGATTTCTCTTCTGGAGAATCTGACTCATCTAACTGCAGAAGTAGATGTGTATGGCCAAAG GTACGAGGTAGAAAGTTATGATGAGAATGTAAACACATGGTTCAGCGAAGCTATTGGACGCCATTGTACCTTTATGAGATGTTCAAGCTCCAAGAAAAGTCTCTGCACATCTACTGGCCAGAACGGTCGTCTATGCAGGGATACTCGAAGCAAACTTAGTTTTGTCAACGAAGGACAATTGCTGCTAATATCTGAAGAGAGCGTCTCTGACCTCAACAGTCGGCTTAGTTCAA GCAATGGAAATGGTAAGCAGCACGTTCTTGTTGATGCAATGAGATTTCGCCCCAACATTGTTATCTCTGGGTCGACGCCATACAGAGAGGACAACTGGAAGAGGCTTCACATTGGAGATGCCTATTTTACT TCCATGGGAGGATGCAACCGTTGCCAGATGATCAACCTACACCAGAACGCGGGGCAGGTGATCAAGTCGAAGGAACCGCTGGCTACATTGGCCTCCTACCGTCGAGAAAAG GGCAAGATTTTGTTTGGTGTCCTGTTGAACTACGAAGACGGTTCGAGTGGAGAAGAGACCGTCGCAGAGAGATGGCTCCAAGTAGGGCAAGAAGTGCACACTTCGACAGAGTGA